A portion of the Candidatus Nitrosotenuis aquarius genome contains these proteins:
- a CDS encoding DUF7482 domain-containing protein, which translates to MQNVNRSKQIKTVSALVFSVALLFSGSTLTANAAVQELLDTSVPLDIPLIMGYADGNEVFYITTEASHEEVADHLSELTGFRVVYTPALKNTPADALAQIYEFTNGVEGPGPAGFQPNVADSQPGDSQYSPAWSVLHVTWTDEANARELTSEDEIIAAQQAGELSIEETGVIVNCPFIQWEGGALPIRENPELGDDTPYGGGQVLEIDTENMVVTFVAHRGFGPDGSTIYYIATDASSPEVAEMLGVIHVEKIGKTLVSSAASDLYVFTNGITGTGPAGFQASIGSTQEGDEFYSPFWRIQTVTWVDTESASFLTTTAEITEAASNEKLTTALGGFIVNCPFVEVVLDSMEDAMEDSVDGPVLAPLKQMEEGVEPSQVQCNEGLQLMLKKSNGNAICVSEGTAGILIQRGYATQP; encoded by the coding sequence ATGCAAAACGTAAACCGATCTAAACAGATCAAGACAGTATCGGCACTAGTTTTCAGTGTTGCATTGTTGTTTTCGGGCTCTACACTAACAGCAAATGCTGCAGTGCAAGAACTCTTAGACACGTCAGTCCCACTTGATATTCCACTAATCATGGGATATGCAGATGGCAACGAAGTGTTCTATATTACAACAGAGGCATCACATGAGGAAGTAGCTGATCATCTAAGCGAGCTGACAGGATTTAGAGTAGTATACACACCAGCACTCAAAAACACGCCAGCAGATGCTCTTGCACAAATCTACGAGTTTACAAACGGAGTTGAGGGTCCAGGCCCAGCCGGATTCCAGCCAAACGTTGCAGATTCGCAGCCAGGAGACTCACAATATAGCCCTGCATGGTCTGTACTGCATGTGACTTGGACTGATGAAGCCAACGCAAGAGAGCTAACATCGGAAGATGAAATCATTGCAGCGCAACAGGCAGGCGAGCTGTCAATAGAGGAAACCGGAGTAATAGTGAATTGCCCATTCATTCAATGGGAGGGCGGTGCATTACCAATTCGAGAAAATCCAGAACTAGGTGACGACACTCCATATGGTGGTGGCCAAGTCCTAGAAATTGACACAGAAAACATGGTGGTAACATTTGTTGCACATAGGGGATTTGGACCGGACGGCTCTACAATTTACTATATTGCAACCGATGCATCATCGCCAGAGGTAGCAGAGATGCTAGGTGTCATACATGTTGAGAAAATAGGCAAGACCCTGGTGTCTTCTGCGGCATCTGATCTGTATGTTTTCACAAACGGCATTACAGGCACAGGCCCGGCAGGATTTCAGGCAAGCATAGGCTCAACTCAGGAAGGCGACGAGTTCTATTCTCCATTTTGGAGAATCCAGACGGTAACCTGGGTTGACACAGAATCTGCATCGTTTCTGACTACGACAGCAGAAATCACGGAGGCTGCATCAAATGAGAAGCTGACAACTGCGCTTGGCGGATTCATAGTCAACTGTCCGTTTGTAGAGGTAGTGCTAGATTCCATGGAAGATGCCATGGAAGATTCTGTCGATGGACCAGTACTGGCACCACTAAAGCAGATGGAAGAAGGCGTAGAGCCAAGCCAAGTTCAGTGCAACGAAGGCCTACAACTAATGCTCAAAAAATCTAACGGTAACGCAATCTGTGTATCTGAAGGAACTGCGGGAATTCTAATACAGCGCGGATACGCAACACAACCATAA
- a CDS encoding cyclic nucleotide-binding/CBS domain-containing protein, with translation MAQTQPTILVKDIMTKSLITVDSSSTVNEAAKMMEKAKVGSVIVTEKNIPVGIMTDRDFAITIAAHAYPIHTKVKQVMSSPLIHIRSDDEVWTAADLMYSRKIRRLPVLDEDELLGIVSASDFVKLYTVCNREDTRKMYFHALTKIFDESSESS, from the coding sequence ATGGCGCAAACCCAGCCCACAATCCTAGTCAAGGACATCATGACAAAGTCCCTGATAACGGTAGATTCTTCTTCCACGGTAAATGAGGCTGCCAAAATGATGGAAAAGGCAAAGGTCGGCTCGGTAATAGTTACCGAAAAAAACATCCCAGTTGGGATAATGACTGACAGGGACTTTGCAATCACGATAGCTGCCCACGCATATCCAATTCACACCAAGGTAAAGCAGGTCATGTCGTCGCCTTTGATTCACATAAGGTCAGACGACGAGGTCTGGACTGCGGCCGATCTGATGTATTCAAGAAAGATACGAAGACTGCCAGTACTGGACGAAGACGAGCTGCTTGGGATTGTTAGTGCGTCTGACTTTGTAAAATTGTACACGGTTTGCAACAGAGAAGACACAAGAAAGATGTACTTTCATGCATTGACCAAGATCTTTGATGAGAGTAGCGAATCTAGCTAA
- the thsB gene encoding thermosome subunit beta → MSSIQTTSEGIPVIVLKEGSKQSRGKDAQKNNINAAKLVAEIIASSLGPRGMDKMLVDSIGDITITNDGATILKEIDVQHPAAKMMVEVAKATDSEVGDGTTSAVVIAGALLEKAEGLIDNDIHPVIIADGYKKAAKKAISFLGEIAKKVDISDKQTFEKVARTSMLTKLVAVEAADLAKIVVDAVISIMEEKDGGYKANITNVKVEKKTGGSISDSQLINGIVLDKEVVNNNMPKKVQNAKIALISAPLEIEKTEFEAKINISTPNQIKSFMEEENQILREMVEKIRKIGASVVLCQKGIDDIVQHYLAKAGILAVRRIKESDMSKLAKATGARIVGNVDDLTEKDLGQAQNVEEKQIEEDNWTYIEGCKNPKAVTFLVRGGSQRVVDEVERAIHDALMVVKDVIERPYFVPGGGSPEAYLATKLRVWAQSLSGREQLAVEKFAEALESIPISLARNSGMNPIDAITQLRAKQSAGEKYAGVDAVNGVIGDIEKIDVLEPIKVKEQVIKSATETANMILRIDNVVAVSRASSPPQMPGQSPGMY, encoded by the coding sequence ATGTCCTCAATTCAGACAACATCTGAGGGAATCCCAGTAATAGTCCTAAAGGAGGGCTCCAAGCAGTCCAGAGGTAAAGACGCTCAAAAAAACAACATAAACGCAGCCAAGCTTGTAGCAGAAATCATCGCATCCAGCCTTGGCCCAAGAGGCATGGACAAGATGTTGGTTGATTCCATTGGCGATATCACCATTACAAATGATGGTGCGACCATTCTCAAGGAAATCGATGTACAGCATCCGGCTGCAAAAATGATGGTAGAGGTTGCAAAGGCAACTGATTCCGAGGTAGGTGACGGCACGACTTCGGCAGTAGTGATTGCAGGTGCTTTGCTAGAGAAGGCAGAGGGCCTAATTGACAATGACATTCACCCAGTAATCATTGCGGACGGCTACAAAAAGGCTGCAAAAAAGGCAATCTCGTTTTTGGGAGAAATTGCAAAAAAAGTAGACATTTCCGATAAACAGACATTTGAAAAAGTTGCTCGAACCTCGATGCTCACAAAGCTGGTTGCAGTAGAAGCAGCTGATCTGGCAAAGATAGTAGTCGATGCAGTCATATCAATAATGGAGGAGAAGGACGGCGGCTACAAGGCAAACATTACAAACGTCAAGGTGGAAAAAAAGACAGGCGGCTCTATTTCTGATAGCCAGCTAATCAACGGAATAGTGCTGGACAAAGAAGTTGTAAATAACAACATGCCAAAAAAAGTACAAAACGCAAAAATCGCGCTAATATCAGCTCCACTTGAGATAGAAAAAACGGAATTTGAGGCAAAAATAAACATCTCGACTCCAAACCAGATAAAATCATTCATGGAGGAAGAAAACCAAATCCTCAGGGAAATGGTGGAAAAAATAAGAAAAATTGGTGCAAGTGTTGTGTTGTGCCAAAAGGGAATTGACGACATAGTCCAGCACTATTTGGCAAAGGCAGGAATTCTGGCAGTTAGGCGAATCAAGGAATCCGACATGTCCAAGCTTGCAAAGGCAACAGGTGCCAGAATTGTTGGAAATGTAGATGACCTAACAGAAAAGGATCTTGGGCAAGCGCAAAACGTAGAGGAAAAGCAAATCGAAGAGGACAACTGGACCTATATCGAAGGATGCAAGAACCCAAAGGCAGTCACGTTTTTGGTCCGTGGCGGCTCGCAGCGAGTAGTAGATGAGGTAGAGCGGGCAATCCACGACGCGCTAATGGTAGTAAAGGACGTAATTGAAAGGCCATATTTTGTGCCTGGCGGAGGCTCACCTGAGGCATATTTGGCAACAAAGCTTCGAGTCTGGGCCCAATCGCTTTCCGGACGGGAGCAGCTTGCAGTGGAGAAATTTGCCGAAGCACTAGAATCAATCCCGATTTCGCTTGCACGAAATTCCGGCATGAATCCAATAGATGCAATTACACAACTAAGAGCAAAGCAGAGTGCCGGGGAAAAATACGCCGGAGTGGACGCAGTAAATGGAGTAATTGGCGATATTGAAAAAATCGATGTGCTAGAGCCAATCAAGGTAAAAGAGCAGGTAATCAAATCCGCAACAGAGACAGCAAACATGATTCTGCGAATAGACAACGTAGTGGCAGTGTCCAGGGCTTCATCTCCACCACAGATGCCAGGCCAGTCGCCCGGAATGTACTAG
- a CDS encoding ArsR/SmtB family transcription factor: protein MANMRLLQTKADRETKSRFWYLFADSRGAANRRKIMIYLKNNLANANQLAHHFELDYKAIRFHLRILEENNLVKNSGHGYSDYYFVAPYFELNEEMFWEINTMIEKERAMI from the coding sequence ATGGCAAACATGCGACTGCTACAGACAAAGGCAGACAGAGAAACCAAGTCTAGGTTCTGGTATCTCTTTGCTGATAGCCGTGGGGCAGCAAATCGCAGAAAGATAATGATTTATCTCAAAAATAATTTGGCAAACGCAAACCAGCTTGCACATCATTTTGAGTTGGACTATAAGGCAATTCGCTTCCACCTTAGAATCCTAGAAGAAAACAACTTGGTAAAGAACAGTGGCCATGGATACAGCGACTATTACTTTGTGGCGCCATACTTTGAGTTAAACGAGGAAATGTTTTGGGAGATCAATACCATGATAGAAAAAGAGAGAGCAATGATCTGA
- a CDS encoding VIT1/CCC1 transporter family protein gives MKWHFEDFIYGSFDGSVTTFAIVAGAIGASLSPMIVVILGFANLFADGFSMAVGNYQASKARIEYIQKERAREEWEIDNMEETERQEIRDIYAKKGFTAELLEEIVKVITARRKVWVDTMMKEELGLIEDGRRPLDTAASTMFGFVIIGIIPLIPFLFIYLAGAHLNSEIFAYSVISTSVAFFLIGVIKGRIVKKSLIRSGLVTLLVGGIAATAAYLVGNLLAHLIS, from the coding sequence ATGAAGTGGCACTTTGAGGATTTCATTTATGGTTCATTTGATGGCTCGGTAACCACGTTTGCCATTGTAGCAGGCGCAATCGGAGCGTCGCTATCGCCAATGATCGTGGTTATTCTGGGCTTTGCCAATTTGTTTGCGGATGGGTTTTCAATGGCAGTCGGCAATTATCAAGCATCAAAAGCGCGAATAGAATACATCCAAAAAGAACGGGCGCGCGAGGAATGGGAAATAGACAACATGGAAGAAACAGAACGCCAAGAAATCCGAGACATTTATGCAAAAAAGGGGTTCACTGCAGAACTATTAGAGGAAATAGTTAAGGTGATCACTGCAAGAAGAAAAGTCTGGGTTGATACCATGATGAAAGAAGAATTAGGCCTAATAGAAGACGGAAGAAGACCGCTTGACACTGCAGCAAGCACCATGTTTGGCTTTGTAATAATTGGAATAATCCCACTGATCCCGTTTTTGTTCATTTATCTTGCCGGGGCACATCTGAATTCTGAGATCTTTGCCTATTCTGTCATATCAACCAGTGTGGCATTTTTCCTAATTGGCGTAATCAAGGGAAGAATTGTCAAAAAATCACTAATACGATCAGGCCTTGTGACATTGCTTGTTGGCGGAATTGCAGCAACTGCTGCATATTTGGTAGGAAACCTGCTTGCTCATCTAATTAGCTAG
- a CDS encoding DsbA family protein, with the protein MKTILAFFLSAALISMMISSHASAMEAKPSDAEKVMKKMTDKKMDDKKDTKKKEIKKKPVKKKTTEKMTDKMPDKKKMTDKKMMDKKMSDHKMSEKPKMIGGVDISMASPIQGSADAKLTIIEFGDYQCPKCYSWFTKEKPTIESQYIAPGKANLIFVDLSFLGADSDSAVIASYCADEQGKYWQYHNKLYSSQGGIGSGWASTENLKKFATDLGLDSTQFNSCLDSGKYSDRIKHNLSVASSAGAQGTPTFLIVGPNGETEKISGSQPASVFSGVIDKYLK; encoded by the coding sequence ATGAAAACAATTCTTGCATTTTTCTTGTCGGCTGCATTGATATCGATGATGATTAGCTCGCATGCAAGCGCAATGGAGGCAAAACCATCAGATGCAGAAAAAGTCATGAAAAAAATGACTGACAAGAAAATGGACGACAAAAAAGATACCAAAAAGAAGGAAATCAAAAAAAAGCCAGTCAAGAAAAAGACAACAGAAAAGATGACAGACAAAATGCCGGACAAAAAGAAAATGACAGACAAAAAGATGATGGACAAAAAAATGTCCGACCACAAAATGTCAGAAAAGCCAAAGATGATTGGCGGAGTCGACATCTCCATGGCATCCCCAATTCAGGGCTCAGCTGACGCCAAGCTAACCATAATAGAGTTTGGCGACTATCAATGTCCAAAATGCTATTCCTGGTTTACAAAGGAAAAGCCCACAATTGAGTCGCAATATATCGCGCCTGGCAAGGCAAACCTGATCTTCGTTGACCTGTCGTTTTTGGGCGCAGACTCGGATTCTGCGGTAATTGCATCATACTGCGCAGACGAGCAAGGAAAGTACTGGCAATACCACAACAAACTCTATTCCAGCCAGGGCGGGATCGGAAGCGGATGGGCAAGCACAGAAAACCTGAAGAAATTTGCCACGGATTTGGGACTGGATTCAACACAATTCAATTCCTGCCTAGACTCTGGTAAATACTCGGATAGAATCAAACACAATCTGTCTGTGGCGTCTTCTGCCGGTGCACAAGGCACTCCAACATTTCTAATTGTTGGCCCTAATGGTGAAACCGAGAAAATCTCTGGATCTCAGCCGGCATCCGTGTTTTCTGGCGTAATAGACAAGTATCTGAAATAA
- a CDS encoding malate dehydrogenase: MISIIGAGKVGSAIAFLCGSSGLDNIVLVNRNEKRAIGEALDITNAIPKNSTISVFGTSDYSKIKNSDVCVIAASVAPHIKTRSDVMLDQAKMITDVSRKISEFAPSSKVLVVTNPVDVMTYLVQKRGNLASKNVLGIASSLDSARFRYMLAKEFGTDQSQIRDALVMGEHDDSMVPIFSCAKFGGTPVNDILDEQQRMRITASVRSYWKSLRDYKGSSVYGIAKNTFDAIDSMIKSQPLEIAASVLLDGQYGIKDLCMGVPVTITKDGIAQIHEIPITQQEREQLRKSAGIIQNNITQVKKFLN; encoded by the coding sequence ATGATATCAATAATTGGCGCAGGCAAAGTCGGCTCTGCAATTGCGTTTTTGTGCGGTTCTTCCGGCCTTGATAATATAGTATTAGTAAATAGGAATGAAAAAAGGGCAATAGGCGAGGCTCTGGATATAACAAACGCAATCCCAAAAAATTCCACAATCTCTGTTTTTGGCACGTCGGATTATTCCAAAATTAAAAACTCTGATGTTTGTGTGATTGCGGCAAGCGTTGCACCTCACATCAAGACACGAAGCGATGTAATGCTTGATCAGGCAAAAATGATCACAGACGTTTCTCGCAAAATCTCGGAGTTTGCACCATCATCAAAGGTTCTGGTAGTCACAAACCCTGTGGATGTGATGACGTATCTGGTGCAAAAAAGGGGTAACCTAGCCTCAAAAAATGTTCTTGGCATAGCATCAAGCCTGGACTCTGCAAGATTTAGGTATATGCTGGCAAAAGAGTTTGGCACAGACCAGTCCCAAATAAGAGATGCACTGGTGATGGGCGAGCACGACGATTCCATGGTGCCAATTTTTTCTTGCGCTAAATTTGGCGGCACGCCAGTGAATGATATTTTAGATGAGCAACAAAGGATGAGAATAACTGCATCTGTTAGGTCTTATTGGAAGTCCTTGCGGGACTACAAGGGCAGCTCCGTTTATGGAATTGCAAAAAACACCTTTGATGCCATAGATTCTATGATCAAAAGTCAGCCGCTAGAAATTGCCGCATCTGTATTGCTTGATGGGCAGTATGGCATCAAAGACTTGTGCATGGGAGTCCCAGTCACAATAACCAAAGACGGAATTGCGCAAATTCATGAAATTCCTATTACACAACAAGAAAGAGAGCAATTGCGCAAATCAGCAGGTATCATCCAAAACAACATTACACAAGTAAAAAAATTTCTAAATTAG
- a CDS encoding universal stress protein, whose translation MKHKNILVALDGSKPSFAALDQAIYLARQNQGTVTGVFVIPLFSVNVARPKSKLGAALASAGKKVLEHAKFRCATNGVLFREKILCGNEGFKLVNFAKSNKADLIIMGSRGQSNAREFVLGSVSHYVSQKSPIPVLIVK comes from the coding sequence GTGAAGCACAAAAACATTCTAGTGGCACTGGATGGCTCAAAGCCGTCGTTTGCTGCACTAGATCAGGCAATTTATCTAGCAAGGCAAAACCAGGGAACGGTTACCGGCGTATTTGTAATTCCGCTATTTTCTGTCAATGTTGCAAGGCCCAAGTCCAAGCTTGGGGCTGCCCTTGCATCTGCAGGAAAAAAAGTACTCGAGCACGCAAAATTTAGGTGCGCAACAAACGGAGTCTTGTTCCGAGAAAAAATTCTCTGCGGAAACGAGGGATTCAAGCTGGTCAATTTTGCCAAAAGCAACAAGGCTGATCTCATAATAATGGGCTCGCGAGGGCAAAGCAACGCGCGTGAGTTTGTGCTGGGAAGCGTATCGCATTATGTGTCGCAAAAATCCCCGATCCCGGTCTTGATCGTAAAGTAA
- a CDS encoding APC family permease, producing the protein MAELKRHLGLFHTTMYGVGLILGAGIYALIGDAAGEAGNSVWLSFVLAAISAVFTGLSYAELSSMYPKAAAEYLFVKNAFKSNFVAFLVGWLTLFVAVISAAAIALGFGGYFTQLFQIPIVLAAVLIIGILTFVNYFGIRESSSMNIVFTIIEAAGLVIVIWAGMTITGVEIDYFEMPYGFSGIFSAFTLVFFAYIGFENIANIAEEIKNPRRVLPRAIILAISITAIVYILVSVSAVRVLDWQALDASFAPLSDVIKTALGEEWGFGILIIALFATTNTVLIMLVSGSRILYGVSVDKALPTIFSAIHQKRKTPWVAVILIGALSAGFVFVGDIGTVANISVFAIIMVFVLVNLSLIWLRYKEPNADRQFKSPGNIGKFPILAALGIITPILGIIQFDPFVILMGLGVVASGASFYFIYNKIKKEN; encoded by the coding sequence ATGGCCGAGCTAAAGCGTCACCTGGGACTATTCCACACCACAATGTATGGCGTGGGCCTCATTCTGGGTGCTGGAATCTACGCGCTAATTGGAGACGCAGCTGGCGAGGCGGGGAACTCTGTTTGGCTATCATTTGTTCTTGCTGCAATTTCTGCGGTATTTACCGGCCTAAGCTATGCAGAATTGTCGTCAATGTATCCAAAGGCAGCTGCGGAATATTTGTTTGTAAAAAATGCGTTTAAGAGCAATTTTGTTGCGTTTTTGGTTGGCTGGCTGACACTGTTTGTTGCAGTAATATCGGCCGCGGCAATCGCACTAGGATTTGGGGGATACTTTACACAATTATTCCAAATTCCAATTGTTCTTGCAGCAGTTCTAATTATTGGGATACTGACATTTGTGAATTATTTTGGAATTCGCGAGTCCTCATCGATGAACATTGTATTTACCATAATAGAAGCAGCTGGTCTTGTCATTGTAATTTGGGCAGGCATGACCATCACGGGAGTAGAAATTGATTATTTTGAGATGCCGTATGGATTTTCAGGAATATTTTCCGCATTTACGCTCGTGTTTTTTGCCTATATCGGATTTGAAAACATTGCAAACATTGCAGAAGAGATAAAAAATCCAAGAAGAGTTCTTCCCAGGGCCATAATTTTGGCAATATCCATTACCGCCATAGTGTACATTTTGGTCTCAGTCTCTGCCGTACGGGTATTGGATTGGCAGGCACTAGACGCATCATTTGCACCACTGTCCGATGTGATAAAGACGGCATTGGGGGAAGAGTGGGGCTTTGGAATTTTGATCATAGCTCTTTTTGCCACAACAAACACAGTTCTGATAATGCTGGTATCAGGGTCTAGAATTTTGTACGGCGTATCAGTGGACAAGGCGCTGCCTACAATATTTTCTGCAATTCACCAAAAAAGAAAGACGCCGTGGGTTGCGGTGATTTTGATTGGAGCGCTGTCTGCGGGATTTGTTTTTGTTGGAGATATTGGGACAGTTGCAAACATTTCTGTCTTTGCCATAATCATGGTCTTTGTCTTGGTGAATCTCTCTCTGATTTGGCTGCGCTACAAAGAACCAAATGCGGATCGACAGTTCAAGTCGCCAGGAAATATTGGCAAGTTTCCGATATTAGCAGCACTTGGAATCATAACTCCGATTCTTGGAATCATTCAGTTTGATCCCTTTGTTATACTGATGGGCCTAGGAGTAGTAGCTAGCGGTGCATCATTCTATTTCATCTACAACAAAATAAAAAAAGAAAATTGA
- a CDS encoding ATP cone domain-containing protein, giving the protein MKKIIITKANGQKAEFDPNKVVTTCIRAGADPAIAKQIARQVHSRVRYGMTTKEIYKIVLRFLSENATPAIKQRYRLKESIMKLGPAGFSFEYYIGQILRHYGYKVLSVGAKIQGRCVIHEVDLSLESSDEKIWLAECKYHNFPGRYTGLKESLYTHARFLDLADKFDGEMLVCNTKVSPEAITYATCIGQKLLSWRFPPQMGLEKMIEEKKLYPVTILGPNKRELELLSKSNMMIAKDLLDIDIYEFAQKTRLPIKRLVAMQRLTNQIIS; this is encoded by the coding sequence TTGAAAAAGATCATAATAACAAAGGCGAACGGGCAAAAGGCAGAGTTTGATCCAAACAAGGTCGTAACAACATGCATCAGGGCTGGAGCAGATCCGGCAATTGCAAAACAAATTGCAAGACAAGTTCACTCTAGGGTTCGCTATGGAATGACCACAAAGGAGATCTACAAAATTGTATTACGATTCCTATCAGAGAATGCTACTCCTGCCATAAAGCAAAGGTACCGCCTAAAGGAATCCATAATGAAGCTAGGCCCTGCAGGCTTTTCCTTTGAATACTACATAGGGCAAATCTTGCGGCACTATGGATACAAGGTTCTATCAGTTGGCGCAAAAATCCAAGGAAGATGTGTCATACACGAAGTAGATCTATCCCTAGAGTCAAGCGATGAGAAAATATGGCTAGCAGAATGCAAGTACCATAACTTTCCTGGCAGATATACGGGCCTCAAGGAATCGCTGTACACCCACGCACGATTTTTGGACCTTGCAGACAAGTTTGACGGCGAAATGCTTGTGTGCAACACCAAGGTTTCGCCTGAGGCAATAACATACGCAACATGCATAGGCCAAAAGCTTCTTTCGTGGAGATTTCCACCGCAGATGGGCCTAGAAAAAATGATTGAGGAAAAAAAGCTCTATCCAGTTACTATTTTGGGCCCAAACAAAAGGGAGCTGGAATTATTATCAAAAAGCAACATGATGATAGCAAAGGATCTGCTCGATATCGACATTTACGAGTTTGCGCAAAAAACAAGGCTCCCAATCAAAAGGCTGGTAGCCATGCAGCGCCTAACAAACCAGATAATCAGCTAA